In the bacterium genome, AGAAAACAGATATTAGTCTACTTAAAATTTCTCACAGAAAACCTTTACCTCAAGTCAAGATAGGGGACCCGACAAAGGTCCGAGAGGGAAATCCCATTATTATCATCGGCAATCCATTACCGCAACAGGTAAATATGCCCCCAAAGGCATTTAAACATTCAGTTGCTTGTGGCGTAATTGGTTCTACAGAACGGGTAAGTAATAATAACCTGCATCTATTTCAACTAAGTTTGCCAGTTAATTTTGGTAATAGTGGAGGTCCTTTATTCAATGAGTATGGCGAAGTCATTGGAATAGTTAATTCTAAAATGCTTACATTTAACGGCTATCCTCTGGAAGGAGTTGGGTTTGCTCTCTCTATTGAAGAAGCAAAGGGAATATTTAATGAATTTACTGTTTATAAAAGAAAAGAAAAACTCACTCTGTCTGATGATTTATCAAAAGACAAGGTTAAATTACTGATTCTTTTAGCCATTATCGCCGTTCTATTAACTTCCATATTATTTTTCAGGATATCTCAAAATAGATGGCGGCAATATAAGTTTATCAAGAAAAAACTCTATAAATGTGTTTATGCTGGTGACTATCAAGGGTTTTCTACAATTATTCATAAAATATTGAAGAACTCCTTTATCAAAGATAAAAATTATAGTCTTGAACCATTAATGAATGATTTATTTCTTTTACAAACCAGACAGCCATGGATAGTAACAGAATTGAGTAACCAACTAAAAGATTTAAGCACCCGGTTAGATGGGAGATTAGATTTGCAGAGAGAGATAATGAAATATCAGGTAAAATGCAAGGTAAAATAGGAT is a window encoding:
- a CDS encoding trypsin-like peptidase domain-containing protein, encoding MILFVPYVFAQELLPTVADVVNEVSPAVVLIKGEKISQTYQPGRVIVKHDYRIGSGFIIDPAGYILTCHHIISDADNIEVELKSGEKYEAKILKIDKKTDISLLKISHRKPLPQVKIGDPTKVREGNPIIIIGNPLPQQVNMPPKAFKHSVACGVIGSTERVSNNNLHLFQLSLPVNFGNSGGPLFNEYGEVIGIVNSKMLTFNGYPLEGVGFALSIEEAKGIFNEFTVYKRKEKLTLSDDLSKDKVKLLILLAIIAVLLTSILFFRISQNRWRQYKFIKKKLYKCVYAGDYQGFSTIIHKILKNSFIKDKNYSLEPLMNDLFLLQTRQPWIVTELSNQLKDLSTRLDGRLDLQREIMKYQVKCKVK